TATGGCAGTTCATGCCCGTGGTCTGTCAGAACCCAGCGATTCTGACTATCCCCTCGTGCTCACCAACGGTCGCCTCTACGGCCATTGGCATACCCAGACCCGCACCGGTCGGATTGCGAAAACTGCCGCCATGCACCCAGCTCCGTTCCTAGAAATTCACCCTAAGGATGCAGCTCCATTTGATCTACAGGAAGGTGACTGGGTGGAGGTGCGATCGCGACGCGGCTTTGTTCGCCTACCGGTGACCATTACGAAAGCGATCGCCCCCGGTACGGTCTTCATGCCCATGCACTGGGGCGCAATCTGGGCCGATGATGCCGAGGTGAATGCCCTAACTCACGCGGCCCTCTGCCCCACCTCCCTGCAGCCAGAACTGAAGGCCTGTGCTGTGAACCTCATTCCTGTGCGTCTCTTGGAGGAGGCGATCGATCAGCAACGCATTCCCCAACCCTCACCGCTACTGAATTGCTGATACCCAATCCAGTATCCAAGATCAGCAGCGATCGCCGCTAGGTTGAATCCTCCTGCCTGAGTGATGTTGGGTTCTAACTCTCGACAACGACTATTCGCTTGAAGGATTGGATCTAGAAAGCAAGAAACGGGTGGTAGAATTGTCCACCCATCGGTACAGTGAGGGTGATAGGGAGCGGCACTAGACGACACTATGACCTCTTCAGCGGATATCAAGCTCAATCAGCAGGACACCTACGAACGCATTGCGGCGGCGATCGCTTTCCTGCGCCACCACCATGCTGAACAGCCTGATTTAAGGGCGATCGCAGATCATCTACACCTCAGTGAATCTCACGTTCAGCGCTTATTTACCCAATGGGTCGGCATCAGTCCTAAACGGTTTTTACAATATCTAACGGTGGACTACGCTAAGTCAAAGATTCAGACGACCAAAAATTTGCTAGA
This DNA window, taken from Candidatus Obscuribacterales bacterium, encodes the following:
- a CDS encoding molybdopterin dinucleotide binding domain-containing protein, with translation MAVHARGLSEPSDSDYPLVLTNGRLYGHWHTQTRTGRIAKTAAMHPAPFLEIHPKDAAPFDLQEGDWVEVRSRRGFVRLPVTITKAIAPGTVFMPMHWGAIWADDAEVNALTHAALCPTSLQPELKACAVNLIPVRLLEEAIDQQRIPQPSPLLNC
- a CDS encoding AraC family transcriptional regulator, coding for MTSSADIKLNQQDTYERIAAAIAFLRHHHAEQPDLRAIADHLHLSESHVQRLFTQWVGISPKRFLQYLTVDYAKSKIQTTKNLLDLTLDTGLSSPGRLHDLFVNLEAMSPGEYKSGGHGLQIRYGIHGTP